A single region of the Streptomyces sp. NBC_01803 genome encodes:
- a CDS encoding NAD(P)/FAD-dependent oxidoreductase, translated as MRSITVVGASLAGLSAVRALRAEGYDGDIVVVGEERHAPYDRPPLSKDFLKGDVDADALALGDADEYEDLEARWLLGERAVRLDPAARSVTLAGGRELRTDGVVIATGARPRMLPGTDGLAGLHTLRTLDDAQALRAELLNGLPRVVVIGAGFIGAEVASTAHRLGLHVTVVEALDVPLERQLGREMGLACSSLHSDHGVPLLCGTGVAGFTGKGRVTGVRLADGRLLPADIVVVGVGVRPATDWLSGSGVQVDDGVVCDAGSATSVPHVVAVGDVARCPHPFTGRHARIEHWSNAIEQAKTAARTLLSGVSAPAPLTAPYFWSDQYQVRIQFAGHVAPGDRPEFLEGDLDSRSFTAVYQREGSPVAVLAMNQPKLFNRLRRTLTPAAAAAGHRDPRGAR; from the coding sequence ATGAGAAGCATCACCGTCGTCGGAGCGTCGCTGGCAGGTCTGAGCGCGGTTCGCGCGCTGCGCGCGGAGGGCTACGACGGCGACATCGTCGTCGTGGGGGAGGAGCGTCACGCCCCCTACGATCGCCCGCCCCTGTCCAAGGACTTCCTCAAGGGCGACGTCGACGCCGACGCGCTCGCGCTCGGGGACGCGGACGAGTATGAGGACCTGGAGGCGCGGTGGCTGCTCGGCGAGCGCGCGGTGCGGCTCGACCCCGCGGCCCGGTCCGTCACCCTGGCCGGCGGACGGGAGCTGCGCACCGACGGAGTCGTCATCGCCACCGGAGCCCGTCCCCGGATGCTCCCCGGTACGGACGGGTTGGCCGGCCTCCACACCCTTCGCACCCTGGACGATGCCCAGGCTCTGCGTGCCGAGCTGTTGAACGGCCTGCCCCGGGTCGTCGTCATCGGCGCCGGCTTCATCGGTGCCGAGGTGGCGTCCACCGCCCACCGGCTGGGGCTCCACGTCACCGTCGTCGAGGCGCTCGACGTACCGTTGGAGCGCCAACTGGGACGCGAGATGGGGCTGGCGTGCTCTTCACTCCACAGCGATCACGGGGTTCCGCTGCTGTGCGGAACCGGCGTGGCGGGATTCACCGGCAAGGGCCGGGTCACCGGCGTACGGCTGGCGGACGGGCGCCTGCTGCCCGCCGACATCGTCGTGGTCGGGGTGGGTGTGAGGCCCGCCACTGACTGGCTCTCCGGTTCCGGTGTCCAGGTGGACGACGGCGTGGTGTGCGACGCCGGCTCCGCGACAAGCGTTCCTCATGTGGTGGCTGTTGGTGACGTCGCCCGCTGTCCTCACCCGTTCACCGGGCGGCACGCGCGCATCGAGCACTGGAGCAACGCCATCGAGCAGGCGAAGACCGCCGCCCGCACCTTGCTCTCTGGTGTGTCGGCCCCTGCCCCGCTCACCGCGCCGTACTTCTGGTCCGACCAGTACCAGGTGCGCATCCAGTTCGCCGGACACGTCGCCCCCGGCGACCGACCCGAGTTCCTTGAGGGCGACCTCGACAGCCGTTCCTTCACGGCCGTCTACCAGCGCGAGGGCTCCCCCGTCGCCGTTCTCGCCATGAACCAGCCGAAGCTGTTCAACCGGCTCCGCCGCACCCTCACCCCTGCCGCCGCGGCTGCCGGGCACCGTGACCCACGAGGAGCCCGCTGA
- a CDS encoding bifunctional 3-phenylpropionate/cinnamic acid dioxygenase ferredoxin subunit, translated as MITVCRIEDLPPGESIRVTQGVPAPIALFNADGTVYAIDDTCTHQDASLADGWLEGCFVECPLHEASFDLRTGRPTCPPAKAPVRTHRVSLEDGYVLLHVTVGELG; from the coding sequence ATGATCACGGTGTGCCGGATCGAAGACCTGCCGCCTGGCGAGTCCATCCGTGTCACCCAAGGCGTCCCCGCCCCCATCGCGTTGTTCAACGCGGACGGCACGGTCTACGCCATCGATGACACCTGTACGCACCAGGACGCCTCGCTGGCCGACGGCTGGCTGGAGGGCTGCTTCGTCGAATGCCCCCTGCACGAGGCATCCTTCGACCTGCGCACCGGTCGCCCGACCTGCCCGCCGGCGAAGGCCCCGGTGCGCACCCACCGGGTCTCGCTGGAGGACGGCTACGTCCTGCTCCACGTCACTGTTGGGGAGCTGGGATGA
- a CDS encoding BCCT family transporter, which produces MKNRKHSRDGSRGHPVGADLPGSPATTVSPRTDPVVFGVSAALTLAFVVVGATATDSLESVSGTLLDALMVNGGWVFVLAASGFVVFALWLAMSRYGRITLGQDNERPEFRTISWIAMMFSAGMGIGLMFYGVSEPLSHFSSPPPGTTPADAAEATETAMATTLFHWTLHPWAIYAVVGLAIAYSTFRRGRRQLISAVFTPLIGAKRANGWGGRVIDILAIFATLFGSAASLGLGALQIGSGITELGWMGTVGTGLLIAVIVVLTVAFVASAVSGIAKGIQWLSNINMVLALTLAVFVFVAGPTILILDLLPTSVSAYLGDMTQMAGRTEASHGEGVADWLSGWTVFYWAWWISWTPFVGMFIARISRGRTIRQFVGGVILIPSSVSLMWFAIFGGSAIRLQDQGHLSDATTAEGQLFDVLQQYPIATVTSLLVMILVGIFFVSGADAASIVMGSLSQRGSLEPTRAVVVFWGVLTGAVAAVMLLIGGGTGDALTGLQNLTILAAAPFTLVMVGLCIALTRDLRQDPLIIRGQQCTEAIETAVVAGHEKYDGDFELRIGPATSTNGLASQKPPTVAGL; this is translated from the coding sequence ATGAAAAACAGAAAACACAGCAGAGACGGGAGCCGAGGCCATCCCGTCGGCGCGGACCTGCCGGGAAGCCCGGCGACCACCGTCAGCCCTCGCACCGACCCCGTCGTCTTCGGCGTCAGCGCGGCCCTCACCCTGGCCTTCGTCGTGGTGGGAGCCACGGCCACCGATTCTCTGGAGAGCGTGTCCGGGACGCTGCTGGACGCGCTCATGGTGAACGGCGGCTGGGTATTCGTCCTCGCCGCCTCGGGCTTCGTCGTCTTCGCTCTTTGGCTGGCGATGAGCCGTTACGGGCGGATCACCCTGGGCCAGGACAACGAGCGGCCCGAGTTCCGCACCATCTCCTGGATCGCCATGATGTTCAGCGCGGGCATGGGCATCGGCCTGATGTTCTACGGCGTCAGCGAACCACTGTCACACTTCTCCAGCCCGCCGCCGGGCACCACCCCGGCCGACGCGGCCGAGGCCACGGAGACCGCCATGGCCACCACCCTCTTCCACTGGACGCTCCACCCGTGGGCGATCTACGCGGTCGTGGGCCTGGCCATCGCCTACAGCACCTTCCGCCGCGGGCGCCGGCAGTTGATCAGCGCCGTGTTCACCCCACTGATCGGCGCGAAGCGGGCGAACGGCTGGGGCGGACGGGTCATCGACATCCTCGCCATTTTCGCCACCCTCTTCGGTTCTGCGGCCTCCTTGGGGCTCGGCGCCCTGCAGATCGGCAGCGGCATCACCGAACTGGGGTGGATGGGAACCGTCGGCACCGGCCTGCTGATCGCCGTGATCGTGGTGCTGACCGTGGCGTTCGTCGCCTCCGCGGTGTCCGGGATCGCCAAGGGCATCCAGTGGCTGTCCAACATCAACATGGTGCTGGCGCTGACCCTGGCGGTCTTCGTGTTCGTCGCCGGGCCGACCATCCTCATCCTCGACCTGCTGCCCACCTCCGTCAGCGCCTACCTCGGCGACATGACGCAGATGGCGGGACGTACCGAAGCATCGCATGGCGAGGGAGTCGCCGACTGGCTGTCCGGGTGGACGGTCTTCTACTGGGCCTGGTGGATCTCCTGGACGCCGTTCGTCGGCATGTTCATCGCGCGCATCAGTCGTGGCCGGACCATTCGGCAGTTCGTGGGCGGGGTCATCCTGATCCCCAGCTCGGTCAGTCTGATGTGGTTCGCGATCTTCGGCGGCTCGGCGATACGGCTGCAGGACCAGGGGCACCTCAGCGACGCGACGACAGCCGAGGGCCAACTCTTCGACGTGCTCCAGCAATACCCGATCGCCACGGTGACGAGCCTGCTGGTGATGATCCTCGTCGGGATCTTCTTCGTCTCCGGCGCTGACGCCGCCTCGATCGTGATGGGGTCGCTCTCGCAGCGCGGATCCCTGGAACCGACCCGGGCCGTCGTGGTGTTCTGGGGTGTGCTGACCGGGGCGGTCGCCGCCGTCATGCTGCTCATCGGTGGCGGCACGGGCGACGCGCTCACCGGATTGCAGAACCTCACCATCCTCGCGGCCGCCCCCTTCACCCTGGTGATGGTCGGGTTGTGCATCGCTCTCACCCGCGATCTGCGCCAGGACCCGCTCATCATCCGTGGACAGCAGTGCACGGAAGCCATCGAAACGGCCGTCGTGGCCGGCCATGAGAAGTACGACGGCGACTTCGAACTCCGCATAGGCCCCGCCACATCCACCAACGGCCTGGCGTCCCAGAAGCCCCCAACAGTAGCCGGGCTCTGA
- a CDS encoding aromatic ring-hydroxylating oxygenase subunit alpha, giving the protein MTMTNLSSSLISTLSGEYYTDPGIFALEQERVFEAMWFCVARASDLSRPGQFRTCQVGRESVLVSRARDGSVRAFLNVCRHRGAKLCTEESGEVKRAFQCPYHAWTYGLDGKLVAAPNLTSMPDVDRVGYGLVGVHVREWLGYVWVCLAEVPPSFEEDVIGAVVERLGDVESIGNYGIDDLRVGRRITYDVQANWKLIIENFMECYHCATIHPELTEVLPEFADGYAAQFFVGHGAEFGEGVEGFTVDGSEGLGRIPGVAEGQDRRYYAITVRPQVFINLVPDHVIFHRMFPMAHDRTVVECDWLYLPHVVDGGADVERSVELFHRVNQQDFDACERTQPGMSSRVYASGGVLVPSEHHIGAFHTWLQSKLGA; this is encoded by the coding sequence GTGACCATGACGAATCTGTCTTCCAGTCTGATCTCGACGCTGTCGGGGGAGTACTACACCGATCCGGGGATTTTCGCTCTGGAGCAGGAGCGGGTTTTCGAGGCGATGTGGTTCTGTGTGGCCCGCGCTTCGGATCTGTCCAGGCCGGGTCAGTTCCGGACGTGTCAGGTGGGGCGGGAGAGTGTGCTGGTCTCCCGTGCCCGGGACGGGTCGGTCAGGGCGTTCTTGAACGTTTGCCGGCACCGTGGTGCGAAGTTGTGCACGGAGGAGTCGGGTGAGGTCAAGCGGGCGTTCCAGTGTCCGTATCACGCCTGGACCTATGGTCTGGACGGGAAGCTGGTCGCGGCGCCGAATCTGACGTCGATGCCGGATGTCGACCGGGTCGGGTACGGGCTGGTGGGTGTCCATGTGCGGGAGTGGCTGGGGTATGTGTGGGTGTGCCTGGCCGAGGTTCCGCCGTCCTTCGAGGAGGACGTGATCGGTGCGGTGGTCGAGCGGCTGGGTGATGTGGAGTCGATCGGGAATTACGGGATCGATGATCTGCGGGTGGGCCGGCGGATCACGTATGACGTGCAGGCCAACTGGAAGCTGATCATCGAGAATTTCATGGAGTGTTATCACTGCGCGACGATTCATCCGGAGCTGACGGAGGTGTTGCCGGAGTTCGCTGATGGGTATGCGGCGCAGTTCTTCGTGGGTCATGGTGCGGAGTTCGGTGAGGGGGTTGAGGGTTTCACCGTCGATGGTTCTGAGGGGCTGGGCCGTATTCCCGGTGTCGCCGAGGGGCAGGATCGGCGTTATTACGCGATCACGGTCAGGCCACAGGTGTTCATCAATCTGGTGCCGGATCATGTGATCTTCCATCGGATGTTCCCGATGGCGCATGACCGCACTGTGGTGGAGTGCGACTGGCTCTATCTGCCCCATGTCGTCGACGGCGGTGCGGATGTGGAGCGGTCGGTGGAGTTGTTCCACCGGGTGAATCAGCAGGATTTCGACGCCTGTGAGCGTACCCAGCCGGGGATGAGTTCCCGGGTCTATGCCAGCGGCGGTGTCCTGGTGCCCAGCGAGCACCACATCGGCGCATTCCACACCTGGCTTCAGAGCAAGCTCGGCGCCTGA